A single window of Thalassomonas viridans DNA harbors:
- a CDS encoding TonB-dependent receptor, translated as MKTSRLALAVQAGLLSSFALINSAHANTNNEDQAIETIIVSGQKIQRSVQETKESVAVFTEDNLKEMPLFEFEDVFQLSANTFEINGGENFGLRGITQSSTSTGGGNGELGSLYIDGVAYTGFATRFGSKNLWDVEQIEILRGPQSTSVGRNALIGAIVVQTKKPELEETEGAFATKLGNYGQADFSGMFNVPITENSALRITADSTRHDGFIKNTTRDDDKYDARKTDTIRAQYLVEFSEDFTANMMVQYTETERGQDLYVVTDADDPEDRESTANLDAYENYDAFTASLHLNYIINDNLSLSSVTSFIDGDYERFNDDDQTAAFEDAHRARETDDRNWSQELRLSYQSDTLSGVAGLYVTEVEQKQMTRALANITPADVRVPEILHPFYPEYIGVKNVAPFEQDITNIAFFTEWDYQLTEKWTLSAGFRYDREEQDILSNVANELAPGTTLPDPVEAGALAEQIQPGSGAQVAGGITQVNAILMSQLSATDFDEVNNDYNAFLPQIGASYAISDDVMLSLFYKRGYRAGGVDVNLFGQASQYDPEYLDNYEFSVRSSLLDNKLTLNANFYYGDWSKQQISICEEDSTDDCYLENAGESRIYGAEVEARYNPTQDVMVFASLGLSDTKFTKYNSDNVGDLTGNTFALSPDRTFAVGTRVMATEDIYISANANYQSSIYADFQNTTRLDNRVLVNASTGYYGDNYNIELYVNNLFDEFYLNFDVEITNPDSTTHNIVRAGAPREYGVKFNYTF; from the coding sequence ATGAAAACTAGCCGTCTGGCACTTGCTGTTCAAGCAGGTTTACTCAGCTCTTTCGCCCTGATCAATTCTGCACATGCCAATACGAACAATGAAGATCAAGCCATAGAAACCATCATAGTTTCGGGACAAAAAATTCAACGTTCGGTACAAGAAACAAAAGAAAGTGTCGCGGTTTTCACCGAGGACAACCTCAAAGAAATGCCCTTGTTCGAGTTTGAAGACGTTTTCCAGTTATCGGCCAATACCTTTGAAATAAACGGCGGCGAGAACTTCGGCCTCCGCGGTATTACCCAAAGCTCAACTTCAACCGGCGGCGGTAACGGCGAGCTGGGCAGCTTATATATCGACGGCGTGGCCTATACAGGTTTTGCCACCCGCTTCGGTTCTAAAAACCTGTGGGACGTTGAGCAAATCGAAATTCTGCGTGGCCCTCAGTCCACCAGTGTCGGACGTAATGCCCTTATCGGCGCCATAGTAGTACAAACCAAGAAGCCGGAATTAGAGGAAACCGAAGGCGCTTTTGCCACTAAACTGGGCAACTACGGCCAGGCTGATTTCAGCGGTATGTTCAATGTACCGATTACCGAAAATTCTGCCCTTCGTATCACAGCAGACTCCACCCGTCATGACGGTTTCATCAAAAATACCACTCGTGACGATGATAAATACGATGCCCGTAAAACCGACACTATCCGCGCGCAATACCTGGTTGAGTTTTCCGAAGACTTTACCGCCAACATGATGGTGCAATATACAGAAACAGAAAGAGGTCAGGACCTATATGTAGTTACCGATGCGGATGACCCCGAAGACAGGGAAAGCACGGCAAACTTAGACGCCTATGAAAACTATGACGCCTTTACCGCTTCTCTGCACCTGAACTACATCATTAATGATAACCTAAGTCTATCTTCTGTTACTTCTTTCATAGATGGCGACTACGAGCGCTTCAATGATGACGATCAAACCGCAGCATTCGAGGATGCCCATCGTGCCAGGGAAACAGACGATAGAAACTGGTCACAGGAATTACGTTTATCTTATCAGTCCGACACTCTGAGCGGCGTAGCTGGTCTTTATGTAACTGAGGTAGAACAAAAACAAATGACTCGTGCATTGGCTAACATCACTCCGGCCGATGTCCGCGTACCTGAAATACTACACCCTTTTTATCCGGAATATATCGGGGTAAAAAACGTAGCACCATTTGAGCAAGATATTACCAACATCGCCTTCTTTACCGAGTGGGATTACCAGCTTACAGAAAAATGGACCTTATCTGCCGGTTTCAGATATGACCGTGAAGAACAGGACATACTGAGCAATGTTGCCAATGAACTGGCTCCCGGCACCACATTACCGGATCCGGTTGAGGCAGGCGCATTAGCCGAACAGATACAACCGGGCTCAGGTGCACAAGTTGCAGGTGGTATAACCCAAGTAAACGCTATATTAATGAGCCAGCTCAGTGCCACTGACTTTGATGAAGTTAACAATGACTACAATGCCTTCTTGCCTCAGATAGGTGCCAGCTATGCTATCAGTGACGATGTAATGTTAAGCTTGTTCTACAAGCGCGGCTATCGTGCTGGCGGTGTTGACGTAAACCTGTTTGGCCAGGCCAGCCAATATGATCCTGAGTACCTGGATAACTACGAGTTTTCAGTACGTTCTTCCCTGCTGGATAATAAACTGACTTTAAATGCCAACTTCTATTACGGCGACTGGAGCAAGCAACAGATCAGCATATGTGAGGAAGATAGTACCGACGACTGTTATTTAGAAAATGCCGGGGAATCCCGCATCTATGGTGCCGAAGTCGAAGCCAGGTATAACCCGACCCAGGATGTCATGGTATTTGCCAGCTTGGGCCTTTCAGACACTAAGTTTACCAAATATAATAGCGACAATGTCGGCGACTTAACCGGTAACACCTTCGCTCTTTCTCCGGATAGAACCTTTGCCGTGGGCACACGGGTAATGGCTACCGAAGACATTTATATAAGCGCCAATGCCAACTATCAGTCAAGTATTTACGCCGACTTCCAAAACACAACCAGATTAGACAACCGAGTACTGGTCAATGCAAGCACAGGCTATTACGGTGATAATTATAATATTGAGCTTTACGTCAATAACCTATTTGACGAGTTTTACTTAAACTTTGATGTCGAAATTACGAACCCAGACAGTACCACACATAATATAGTGCGCGCCGGTGCGCCAAGAGAATACGGCGTTAAGTTTAACTATACCTTCTAG
- a CDS encoding SymE family type I addiction module toxin — protein MAEYHHTPEPGSAKAKYPIYRQLTVLETSCESGSKTRGIGVNYVPVNLEPCVVLRGKWLRRAGFPAGQKLRIVVNQGEIVITPKQAYSKLKAER, from the coding sequence ATGGCTGAATATCATCATACGCCAGAGCCAGGCTCGGCAAAAGCAAAATATCCCATTTATCGGCAACTTACCGTGCTGGAAACCAGCTGCGAGTCGGGCTCAAAAACCCGCGGCATAGGGGTTAACTATGTACCGGTAAACCTTGAACCTTGTGTAGTGCTCAGGGGAAAATGGCTGCGGCGGGCCGGTTTTCCTGCCGGGCAAAAGCTCAGGATTGTTGTCAACCAGGGAGAAATTGTTATCACACCTAAACAGGCTTATTCAAAACTGAAGGCTGAGAGATAA